From the Megalops cyprinoides isolate fMegCyp1 chromosome 21, fMegCyp1.pri, whole genome shotgun sequence genome, one window contains:
- the LOC118768854 gene encoding inhibitor of growth protein 4-like isoform X1 has translation MAAGMYLEHYLDSIENLPFELQRNFQLMRDLDQRTEDLKGQIDSLAREYTGNARTLSSDQKMSLLRQIQQSYGKCKEFGDDKVQLAMQTYEMVDKHIRRLDTDLARFEADLKEKQIESTDYDSTSSKGNKTELRGLKDKKMPRAKSKVKNSDDDSSSKNGQKKVKLAHTAEFNAPSVNFGNVHPSDVLDMPVDPNEPTYCLCHQVSYGEMIGCDNTDCSIEWFHFACVGLTTKPRGKWYCPRCSQERKKK, from the exons ATGGCGGCTGGGATGTATTTGGAACACTACCTGGATA GCATAGAGAACCTGCCTTTTGAATTGCAGAGGAATTTCCAGCTCATGAGAGACCTGGACCAGCGGACTGAGG ATCTGAAAGGACAGATTGACTCTCTGGCTCGTGAATACACGGGCAACGCACGGACTCTGTCCTCTGATCAGAAGATGTCCCTGCTGCGGCAGATTCAGCAATCTTACGGCAAGTGCAAAGAGTTTGGCGATGACAAGGTCCAGCTGGCCATGCAGACCTACGAGATG gTGGACAAACATATCCGTCGGTTGGACACGGACCTGGCCCGTTTCGAGGCTGACctcaaagaaaagcagatagAGAGCACTGACTACGACTCCACCTCCAGCAAGGGTAACAAGA CTGAGCTGCGGGGACTGAAAGACAAGAAGATGCCCCGAGCTAAGTCAAAGGTCAAGAACTCGGATGATGACAGCAGCTCCAAGAACGGACAGAAGAAAGTGAAACttgcacacac ggCAGAGTTTAACGCCCCCTCAGTGAACTTTGGAAATGTCCATCCCTCCGATGTGCTGGACATGCCAGTGGATCCCAATGAACCCACATACTGCCTGTGCCACCAGGTGTCCTACGGGGAGATGATTGGCTGTGACAACACGGAC tgttCCATCGAGTGGTTCCACTTCGCCTGCGTGGGACTGACGACGAAGCCCAGAGGGAAATG GTACTGTCCCCGCTGCTCTCAGGAAAGGAAGAAGAAGTGA
- the LOC118768854 gene encoding inhibitor of growth protein 4-like isoform X2, producing MAAGMYLEHYLDSIENLPFELQRNFQLMRDLDQRTEDLKGQIDSLAREYTGNARTLSSDQKMSLLRQIQQSYGKCKEFGDDKVQLAMQTYEMVDKHIRRLDTDLARFEADLKEKQIESTDYDSTSSKAELRGLKDKKMPRAKSKVKNSDDDSSSKNGQKKVKLAHTAEFNAPSVNFGNVHPSDVLDMPVDPNEPTYCLCHQVSYGEMIGCDNTDCSIEWFHFACVGLTTKPRGKWYCPRCSQERKKK from the exons ATGGCGGCTGGGATGTATTTGGAACACTACCTGGATA GCATAGAGAACCTGCCTTTTGAATTGCAGAGGAATTTCCAGCTCATGAGAGACCTGGACCAGCGGACTGAGG ATCTGAAAGGACAGATTGACTCTCTGGCTCGTGAATACACGGGCAACGCACGGACTCTGTCCTCTGATCAGAAGATGTCCCTGCTGCGGCAGATTCAGCAATCTTACGGCAAGTGCAAAGAGTTTGGCGATGACAAGGTCCAGCTGGCCATGCAGACCTACGAGATG gTGGACAAACATATCCGTCGGTTGGACACGGACCTGGCCCGTTTCGAGGCTGACctcaaagaaaagcagatagAGAGCACTGACTACGACTCCACCTCCAGCAAGG CTGAGCTGCGGGGACTGAAAGACAAGAAGATGCCCCGAGCTAAGTCAAAGGTCAAGAACTCGGATGATGACAGCAGCTCCAAGAACGGACAGAAGAAAGTGAAACttgcacacac ggCAGAGTTTAACGCCCCCTCAGTGAACTTTGGAAATGTCCATCCCTCCGATGTGCTGGACATGCCAGTGGATCCCAATGAACCCACATACTGCCTGTGCCACCAGGTGTCCTACGGGGAGATGATTGGCTGTGACAACACGGAC tgttCCATCGAGTGGTTCCACTTCGCCTGCGTGGGACTGACGACGAAGCCCAGAGGGAAATG GTACTGTCCCCGCTGCTCTCAGGAAAGGAAGAAGAAGTGA